In Spirosoma aureum, a single genomic region encodes these proteins:
- a CDS encoding sugar phosphate isomerase/epimerase family protein yields MFKSAYPLGVLLGLSLSVTGVSAQSRKPLYTFPLGVEAYTYRAYFPKDVVATLDTIKALGFTEMEGGTPKGVTTEEYRKMLDKRGIKMVATGAGYEQIVKEPESIVKSAKILGASYVMVAWIPHEKSNFTIENAKKAVEDFNRVGKILKDNGLTFCYHNHGYEFGPYQNGTLFDYIVQNTNPQYVSFELDILWAQHGGADPVALLNKYGSRWKLMHLKDLKKGIKGDLSGGTPPENDVVLGKGQVDMPGVLKAGKKVGIKHYFIEDESNHEDVQVRQSIAYLKNLKE; encoded by the coding sequence ATGTTCAAATCTGCTTATCCCCTGGGCGTATTGCTTGGGTTATCGCTTTCCGTAACCGGCGTTTCTGCCCAATCACGTAAACCGCTGTATACCTTTCCCTTAGGCGTCGAAGCCTATACCTACCGGGCCTATTTCCCCAAAGATGTTGTGGCCACACTGGACACGATCAAGGCTTTGGGCTTTACAGAAATGGAGGGTGGCACACCAAAGGGTGTAACAACCGAAGAGTACCGAAAAATGCTGGATAAGCGGGGCATAAAGATGGTTGCTACTGGAGCCGGGTACGAGCAAATTGTGAAAGAGCCTGAAAGCATCGTCAAAAGCGCTAAAATTCTAGGTGCTTCCTACGTCATGGTCGCCTGGATACCGCACGAAAAGAGCAACTTCACTATTGAGAACGCAAAGAAAGCCGTCGAGGATTTCAACCGGGTGGGTAAAATCCTGAAAGACAACGGCCTGACGTTTTGCTACCACAACCACGGCTACGAATTCGGGCCGTATCAGAATGGAACCCTTTTCGACTATATTGTTCAAAACACGAACCCGCAGTACGTATCCTTTGAACTGGATATTCTATGGGCCCAGCACGGTGGTGCCGACCCGGTCGCGCTATTGAACAAATATGGAAGTCGCTGGAAACTCATGCACCTCAAAGACCTTAAAAAGGGTATCAAAGGTGACCTCAGCGGTGGCACTCCGCCCGAAAATGACGTTGTTCTGGGCAAGGGTCAGGTAGATATGCCGGGCGTATTGAAGGCTGGCAAAAAAGTAGGTATCAAGCATTATTTTATTGAGGATGAAAGCAATCACGAAGATGTTCAGGTTCGCCAGAGCATTGCATATCTGAAAAATTTAAAAGAGTAG